A genomic region of Paralichthys olivaceus isolate ysfri-2021 chromosome 18, ASM2471397v2, whole genome shotgun sequence contains the following coding sequences:
- the LOC109626228 gene encoding inactive phospholipid phosphatase 7 isoform X16 — MPSTYNVRSRARERNNVLSRPEFMSLNQQPPRGPGPSESRGSARRQGQNKPQASQQSEEPTDSGSKMPEEDCMQLNPSFKGIAMNSLLAIDICLSKRMGVCAYTSSSWGGCRSMVTLLALTGHGITWIIGTIVCLTRSNTLAGQEVLVNLLLALILDVMTVAGVQRLVKRRGPWEMTPGFMDCIAMDLYSFPAAHASRAAMVSKFLLSHLVLAVPLRILLVLWAFLVGISRVLLGKHHLTDMVCGFALGLLHFSLMETVWLSSSTCQALISISTFSWSPFF, encoded by the exons ATGCCCTCCACTTACAATGTGAGGTCCCGGGCGCGGGAGAGAAACAACGTCCTGAGCAGACCTGAGTTCATGTCCTTGAACCAACAGCCTCCCCGCGGCCCCGGCCCCTCTGAGAGCCGAGGCAGCGCCCGGCGACAGGGCCAAAACAAGCCGCAAGCAAGCCAGCAGAGCGAGGAACCTACCGACAGTGGCAGCAAGATGCCGGAGGAGGACTGCATGCAGCTGAACCCTTCATTCAAGGGAATCGCCATGAACTCCCTCCTCGCCATTGATATCTGTCTGTCCAAGCGCATGGGGGTGTGCGCCTACACGTCGTCCTCGTGGGGAGGCTGCCGCTCCATGGTCACCCTCTTAGCGCTCACTGGGCACGGCATCACGTGGATCATTGGCACTATCGTGTGTCTCACACGGAGTAACACTCTGGCTGGACAAGAGGTCCTGGTCAACCTGCTGCTTG CCCTCATCCTTGATGTCATGACGGTGGCTGGAGTCCAGAGACTTGTGAAGCGCAGGGGTCCTTGGGAGATGACGCCAGGATTCATGGACTGCATCGCCATGGACCTCTACTCCTTCCCGGCGGCTCACGCCAGCCGAGCCGCTATGGTCTCTAAGTTTCTGCTGTCCCACCTGGTGCTGGCTGTGCCGCTTCGCATCCTGCTGGTGCTGTGGGCCTTCCTGGTGGGCATATCGCGGGTGCTGCTAGGGAAGCACCACCTCACCGACATGGTGTGCGGCTTTGCGCTGGGCCTGCTGCACTTCAGCCTGATGGAGACGGTGTGGCTGTCATCAAGCACCTGCCAGGCTCTCATTTCAATAAGCACATTCAGCTGGAGCCCTTTTTTCTGA
- the fam78ab gene encoding protein FAM78A isoform X1, whose amino-acid sequence MIFFLLCPMRPSPPPPDRWTLLWIVLLCNAMGCIQSIRCKPKSFRDSVIVLEVNTAIDSKPTSIDESNSVVLRYRTPFFRAHAQILVPPLPCQETWTIGWIQACNHMEFYNTYGDKGMSSWELPDLRDGKIQAISDSDGVNYPWYGNTTETFTVVGPTKRESRFTISMNDNFYPSVTWSVPVSDSNVSQLSSIHRNQSFTTWLVAINQATSETIVLKTIRWRMQLYITVDPDKPLGERAVLNEPVIQEQPQILCKNESILANAMVKPNANDAQVLMWRPNNGDPMVVIPPKY is encoded by the exons ATGATTTTCTTCTTGCTGTGTCCAATgcgtccttctcctcctcctccagaccgCTGGACGTTGTTGTGGATTGTGTTGCTGTGTAATGCGATGGGCTGCATCCAGAGTATCAGGTGTAAGCCCAAGAGTTTCCGTGACAGTGTCATCGTCCTGGAGGTGAACACTGCCATCGATTCCAAACCCACCAGCATCGACGAGTCTAACAGCGTGGTCCTGCGCTACCGAACGCCGTTTTTCCGCGCACACGCCCAGATCCTGGTGCCGCCTTTGCCCTGTCAAGAGACGTGGACCATCGGCTGGATTCAAGCGTGTAACCACATGGAGTTCTATAATACGTATGGAGACAAAGGGAT GTCAAGTTGGGAGCTCCCAGACCTGCGGGACGGCAAGATCCAAGCCATTAGTGACTCGGATGGAGTCAACTACCCATGGTACGGTAATACCACAGAGACCTTCACTGTTGTCGGCCCCACAAAGAGGGAAAGCAGGTTCACCATTAGCATGAATGACAATTTCTACCCCAGCGTGACCTGGAGCGTGCCAGTCAGTGACAGCAATGTGTCTCAGCTTAGCAGCATCCACCGTAACCAGAGCTTTACGACATGGCTGGTGGCCATCAACCAGGCCACCTCAGAGACTATCGTCCTGAAGACAATCCGCTGGAGGATGCAGCTCTACATCACAGTGGATCCGGACAAGCCTCTGGGTGAGCGGGCTGTTCTGAACGAGCCTGTCATCCAAGAGCAGCCCCAGATTCTTTGCAAGAACGAGTCCATCCTCGCAAACGCCATGGTCAAGCCTAACGCCAATGACGCCCAGGTACTGATGTGGCGGCCAAATAATGGTGACCCCATGGTGGTCATCCCACCCAAATACTGA
- the fam78ab gene encoding protein FAM78A isoform X2 — MGCIQSIRCKPKSFRDSVIVLEVNTAIDSKPTSIDESNSVVLRYRTPFFRAHAQILVPPLPCQETWTIGWIQACNHMEFYNTYGDKGMSSWELPDLRDGKIQAISDSDGVNYPWYGNTTETFTVVGPTKRESRFTISMNDNFYPSVTWSVPVSDSNVSQLSSIHRNQSFTTWLVAINQATSETIVLKTIRWRMQLYITVDPDKPLGERAVLNEPVIQEQPQILCKNESILANAMVKPNANDAQVLMWRPNNGDPMVVIPPKY, encoded by the exons ATGGGCTGCATCCAGAGTATCAGGTGTAAGCCCAAGAGTTTCCGTGACAGTGTCATCGTCCTGGAGGTGAACACTGCCATCGATTCCAAACCCACCAGCATCGACGAGTCTAACAGCGTGGTCCTGCGCTACCGAACGCCGTTTTTCCGCGCACACGCCCAGATCCTGGTGCCGCCTTTGCCCTGTCAAGAGACGTGGACCATCGGCTGGATTCAAGCGTGTAACCACATGGAGTTCTATAATACGTATGGAGACAAAGGGAT GTCAAGTTGGGAGCTCCCAGACCTGCGGGACGGCAAGATCCAAGCCATTAGTGACTCGGATGGAGTCAACTACCCATGGTACGGTAATACCACAGAGACCTTCACTGTTGTCGGCCCCACAAAGAGGGAAAGCAGGTTCACCATTAGCATGAATGACAATTTCTACCCCAGCGTGACCTGGAGCGTGCCAGTCAGTGACAGCAATGTGTCTCAGCTTAGCAGCATCCACCGTAACCAGAGCTTTACGACATGGCTGGTGGCCATCAACCAGGCCACCTCAGAGACTATCGTCCTGAAGACAATCCGCTGGAGGATGCAGCTCTACATCACAGTGGATCCGGACAAGCCTCTGGGTGAGCGGGCTGTTCTGAACGAGCCTGTCATCCAAGAGCAGCCCCAGATTCTTTGCAAGAACGAGTCCATCCTCGCAAACGCCATGGTCAAGCCTAACGCCAATGACGCCCAGGTACTGATGTGGCGGCCAAATAATGGTGACCCCATGGTGGTCATCCCACCCAAATACTGA